In the genome of Halococcus hamelinensis 100A6, the window CCGATCCACGAGCAGGTGCAGGTGCGGCCGGTCCCGCTCGTCTCCCTCGTGCCGCACCCACAGATACGACAGGTTTGGATAGCGGTCCCTCAGTTCCGTCCTCAGCGCGTTCCACCGATCGGTGATGTACTCGTGCTTCTCCTCCTTCGACGCGGGCGCTCTGCGGTCCACTGTGAGCGTCAGGAACCGACGCATCTCCGGGCGCTCCTCCGTGATCCGTTCTATCTCCTCGATCAGTCCCATCCTCAGCCGGTGGCCGCAACACTCGCAGTCCCACGAACCGCAACGGTACGACGCCTGTTCCCCCGATTCTGTCTGGTACTTCAGGTGCGCCAAGTCCTTCCGGCAGTCCGGCCGCTCCCGATCCGGCCCGCAATCCCAGTCCCGACCGAGCCGTGACTGCTCATCCAACTCGACCTCGCCGTCGACGGGATCCGCGCTCACTCCGACCACCCCGACCGACGCGATCGCGAGCTGCTCCACGAGTGGCCCGACAGCACGTCCGGCCCAGCTGGGGCGGCACTATCCGACGACCGCGACGAAGACGAGCCGGTGGCACCGCACCGCACCATAGCCACCGGCACG includes:
- a CDS encoding rolling circle replication-associated protein, with product MEQLAIASVGVVGVSADPVDGEVELDEQSRLGRDWDCGPDRERPDCRKDLAHLKYQTESGEQASYRCGSWDCECCGHRLRMGLIEEIERITEERPEMRRFLTLTVDRRAPASKEEKHEYITDRWNALRTELRDRYPNLSYLWVRHEGDERDRPHLHLLVDRFLPQRELSQLAERVGLGRVVDIRRVDARNAAHYISAYLGRGSLSFLPSGSRRYGSSADVDLDPRDPGGDDRDGSALEEDWSLMAWDPIVEDWVSAASGDFRRDEDRGPPPD